The genomic segment GAGGcagcaaggtgacatggatgaagcaggtACTGTTGACGGCCTACTCAAgtgcaaaatttgcaaacaacctggccatgacAAGAGGATATGCCCGACCCGACAGTAAACTATCATGCACTATCAAACTACAGTGTTTTagagtttttgcattttttttgaaccatgaagcttgtttttcacctatttattgaaccatgaagcttgtaacatattctaatttgttattcacatacttattgaaccatgaagagtgtagtatattctttttttgttattcacatacatattgaaccatgaagcttgtaatctattcatatttattatttccctacttattgaaccatgtagcttaaaatcattgtcatggctcatgctggtcttctcgagcttcttcagcagtggtacgacgagaaccatagagGGCAGATGGTTTTCACAGGGCAGCAGGTACCACGAatatatgtgctttttaattgctaacataatttgctactaacgcagtacatgtattggataccttttacAGTTGCTTCCGTTGCGAGCCCagagtgtccacacgattaagaagttggaccctcgattccatGAGCCACTCGCATAGGCAAGtttactacctttcgctctcatgatggccggagctcccatggctGGTGGTGAAAGGACACCTCTCCCGTCAATTGAGGAACCACTACTCACAGGTCTCGTCAACCAGTGGGGTCCTGAGACACACACGTTCTACTTTTCTTTTGGCGAGATGACCGTAACATTGAGAGACGTGACCATGCTAATCAGGCTACCAATCAGGGGCGCCCCGTTAGTAGTTTCGTGACCAACGAAGGAACAGTGGAAGGGTTACGTTGAGGGCaagtaattatttttttatgtactGCAATTCAAATATTGTATagctattcaagcttcattgaccatctgcatcttgCAGGTTTGGTATGCCATATGACAAGAAGGATATTAGCCTCTCCATGTACTGAATTCACGGGCTGCCACAGTTCGATCAATATCCACTGGATGCAGACGAGGCTACAGTAATAcaacactatgaggtgtacttgtacgtcctgctgggaggcatcatgttctgcaacatgaTAGGCGATAATGTCATTCCCCGTATTATATGGTTAGCGATTCAGCTTGCTTTACATCCTTACGAGctgacatcttacagttggggatctgatGCTGGCTACCACCTACAgtggattgtgtgatgcaacccagcgatcAATGAAGACATGATCTGTAACAGGCTACCTACACCTCTTATagctatggagctgggagtacctcTCGTTTTGTTagccttgggtgctcaagagctactatccagtccccatctccgatggcattgcagatgacatgaggcctatgatagggtatcggtggatgcatGCTAGGTTGAGATGGAGCCAGcaacaagaccatggtagctactctTGTGTGATCAGTGATTTGGATGTCCTTAGCACAAATCttggatccatggcgtatggcacgagtggcaAAAATTGCGACTGGCGGGCTCATCACATCGTGTTGTTGGCGTGACTCAGGCTTATGGATGACTAGATGCTTCTTATTGTATATGAACaacgtggaagtatattcttctgagggtgtacagaggcagtttgggtaccgacaggtggtgccagtacctcccccacgagacgctgatcgggcgcacgagtaagtgtattattgtaggtagcattagtgCCCAAGGTGatcaatattaatatattataactgTGTATGTTACGTACAGGAGGAGCACATAGGGGGCCGGAGGCATGCGGGACTGGGCCTTCGTGAATGCCGAGCATATACAGAGGTGGACGGAGTTAGCCACGGTGGATGTCGTTGttcctgctggacaatacgatGATGGCACCTACTAGGAGTACCTTTTGTGGTACCATCCatgcacgcgtgccaccttacttaGAGGACTTGTGGAGCCGGGCCCCAGACCGTTCCCCGAGAATCGTGCctaccttcttcatgttgtggtagatgatgcGGTACTTATAACAATTTTAATTGGTCAAACCTTCGTATTACTAACATGTCCGTCATCTCATACAGTCCGAAAAGGCGTACACGATGCATACGTAGGTGGAGCAAGCTTGTGAGGATCCAAGCGGGTCATCAACGTGGATGGCGAAACCCTCTCCGGgagtacatgaggacgagaggtcCCGGATCCTGTCCGTtgtacgtggtctaggtggttgtgacGCGCGTTGAAGGGGGTATGACGTACCAGCAATGGACTCGTCCCGTGATTCCCACAACAGGCGCTCGTCCAGTGCTCGTGACGAACCCATTCGCGCACAGTCAcgagaggcaccttcggctTCGAAACATCATGTGTCATGATCTGGTGTtgaggccgaggagtgcacgcaaGCGCCTGagcccgagcagtgtacactgggttcacgAGCCcccagtggacacaacctcctcatactACAATGACACCTCCGCCTGCAGCTTTGATACATCATGAGAAAATCATTGACTGTACGCAGTAGACGCCAAGCTGTAGCGATACACATGATTTCGACTGGGCTGCTGTAATGCAGGCCACAAGCTTCACCGATCTCCTCAGCGGATAGTACCCTcgatatcccgatgcacctagGGGTTCACAGTAGTACCAACAGGCCGAGCCTTAGGGACACCgaactccatcggagcacgttctaggggcGTCGACACTTCCGTATGAGGATCCgttatcatggtacatgcagggccgagttagcgggtctggatacacgttcggtgggggtCACACAGGGCAGGACAATGATGACGACGGTCAAGGGACACGAGGCAGGGGCCAGCGCATGccactgggatgagggccacacacccgctagacgcttacactcctgggggcTGCGTGCATTGTCGTCGTCGTTGAGGAGGCAATGCTGTTGTTCGGGTTACTTGTAATTCTTTATGACACATGTACTATTCACTATAATGTAATAGTCAGTCATATTATGTCTCATtcattgttattgttgttgtagttacttttaatttatctaatgtttgtcaaataattttggAAGATAACTTTAATTTATCTAATATTTGTAATAACCACATGATAGAGCTTTAAGCATTAAAAGACAACACCTCTATTGTGAGACAccctttagacacgaagtgacggcacgactcagctttaatcatgaaatgacaacacctctgtcgtgagtcaaTCTTTAGACAGGAAGTGAACACATGACatagctttaactatgaaataacaacacctctatcgtgaGTCAGTCTTTAGACAGGAAGTGACCACACCATAAAGCTTTAACCATGGAATGACAATACCTCTGCCGTGAGTCAGTTTTTAGAtaggaagtgaccacacgacgtgGCATTAACTATGAAATGGCAACACCTCTGCTGTGAGTTATGCAatagacacgaagtgactacACAACTCAACTTTCATAGGAATCCATGcctccatgcagaggcaacaataactcatgatgaacttttgcagaatgaaatgaccacaccaagcaacagctttcgCAAGGAATCTCTGCAAAGCATTAGTGCTGgaacttttccagctttcataTGGAATCCTAGGCTCTAGCCCCCAGCCATGCCCATGcactcaatccatgcaccagcccctagCCACCATAAACAACCCCACtatcatccatggatagaccagcCCATCcttagctctctcaactgtaatATCTTACTCAGTTCCACCAAGCtcatccaagaaacattgggggttTTCATCTCCCAGGGAgtcgaaccgccgatgtgctttTGTAGcaacccttgtaggcttcgcgggtcccaggacatctcctacatcTATGGTCTACGCTTCTTTATATGttccaactaccagtacgacaagcaTCGACATAGACAGTACGAGTACCCACCAGTATAGCGACGtacatcactcatgtggcactttccctATGATTtaatgcactgtcttactaatctctcatcttatttcatttgtctagtctcctccacctctatGTGACTTAACAAAATGGCTAGATATGGAGCAAAGTGACgaccagaagcagtgggtccaaatgagcatgcggtggaggagggaagcataCGAACGCCGTGAGTACGAGCAATAGTAGGAGGAACTATGActcaagcgtcaggaggaggagcgcatgaggaggGTAGCGGAGGAGCGCATCGCGGCTGAAACTCGCGaggatgagagggaaaggaagcgggagggCCCGTCGCCCCGATGCTATGAGGAAGGGCAAATATCTCAGGTGCACTCAATAGAGAACATCTTTTGTAACCCagtctatttttattccctaaggtatgttaggtttagcagcggtacgctattaagttagtccTTAGGCATACCGTACATGCCGatatttgttgtcgtcatctctttatggttactGTCCATTCACGCACCGACGAAAAACCTCATATCAAATGTAAGGTTTATCAGTGTAAGTAATCTCTATGCCGGGTTATATGGTAATTGTTCTTCACAACTATTAATGTTCAataaattagaatttgtatcctcccaacgttaATTCACTGCAAAATCACCTTGCAGAATTCTTTCCAAAAaggtttaatattaatatgaaatgataaaaaatacataaaggaGAGGGGCGCcggagggagaaagggagaccAACCCAGGGCGGAGGGGATGAAGGCTGGCCAGGGCAAGTTCGGTGGGCTTCACAGTGGCAGAAGCTTCGCACGCGCACTAGAGAGCAAGGATGGCGCTGGAGGGAGATGAGGAGCCTATCGGGGGAAGTCCGACAGGGCTTGCCGGCAGTGGGATGACAAGTATGGCCTGGagcggaggagggagaagggagcTCAGCAGAGGGAGATGGCTGAAGGGAGGGAGAAGGCagagcacggcgggctctctagAGTGGGAGAGACGGAGGGGATTTTGAGGGGTGCGCCAGGAAGTCGGGCAAGGGGGCGGTGGAGGAGACCGAAGCGGTGCAAGAGGAGGTGGTGCCGGGGAGATGGAAAGCTCGACAGTGGCTCAGAGGCAGTGCACGCGTGGCATGGCGCAATGGCGTGATGCAAGCGGCGGTGCGGTGAGCGGCGGCACACGCGAGGCACGACAGCGCAGTGGCTTGAGCAGCAATGTGAGTAGAGGGAGGTCGGCGTAGCTCTGCTCGGTGGCTGGAGGCCCTCCAGCCGGGTCACGGCCAGGCGGTGGCGCAGATAAGCAGCATAAGAGGCGGCGCGGGCCAGCGGCAGCACACGGAGGAGTAgagaggggaaggagagggaggctCACCGGCGATGAATGGTGACGGCAAGCGTGACGGCAAATGGGATGACACGCCCGTAGCTACGTAGCCGAGTAGTTGGTGGCGCGGGCGGTGTGGCGGCATGGGGAAACGGTGCGCGGGTGGTTTGGCGATAGCACGACGGTAGCTGCCGGGATGGTGCATGGGCGAGCTACTGCTGCTGGTTGTGTGATGCAACGGTGTGCTTTTGTGTGTTTGCTTCCATGTGTATGTATGGTGTGGAGGAGGTCTTATGCAGGTGGAGGAAGGAGAGTAGAAGAAGATGTTTGCTTCTGCTGCTCGTGAGAAAGATCAAGGAGAGGGTACGGTGTGAACACATAGGAGAGTGGCGGTAGTGATTTTGGCCGGTGATTAGAGCGGCGGCCTGGAAGTCATGGTGTCAGAGGTGATCATCTTGGGTGGTGTGCGCGTGAGAACGAAGAGagcgggagggagagaaagatctgagggagaaggagaaaatggtTTGGCTAGATCtgtgtgagagtgagagagatgagagagaacagagagagatgagagagtgagagattTGAATGACAAATCAAATTCATGTATTTGAATTGCAATGAGATGTATGATGATTTAAATAAatacatttgaatttgacttgATTTGGTGGtaattcaatttggattggagtaattcaatttgaatttggcATTATTTTGGAACTATGATTTGAATTGCATTTGAATACAAATTCAATGAAGATTTGAAGTAAAGGAATCAGACAGAATTTTTGATGGATTTAAACGAATGTAATTGAATTTCAAACTAGATTTGGAGTGATTCAATTGAATGTATTTGAATTAAACTGGATTGGGATAATTCGAATTGAATCtaaattcgaattgtttttggAACGAGGATTTGAATTATGAGAGAGGTTCAATTTCAAGTCGATCAAAATTAATTGTGGATAATTAAattgaataattgaattatagagttgagttggattggaagatcaattttcacgaaattgatttggattaggaaattgcTAAAAGGAATTAAAACGGATTCAAATTTGAGAATCgtcacacaaagaaccataagaacaactAAACCAAAACGCATATGATTCAATTTAATGCATGGAGCCTCCTTgtaccacccatttgagagccttagagctagggttttagtggagagaaggatgagtgcttagcttatgtaataggtgagagttttgagagataaatctttgtaatccgcttaaaatagggctgacctctttgagtaattaagtttatgtttttacatatgcctgaattcccctccttctagtttctctctatttgtttccttgcaagtttgcaagtttttcggttttgattttggttttggtttttgggctgaattttcagcaccttgtgagatcattcttcttgttgctagaggcataaaaactcacatacaagtgtatgctcatgggtcttgagtacccttgcctctagatcatcaacttggaaaTGTTCCTTGCCCggagatcttttctttgagctgcagcttttcacctttgcagggttgtttttcttgatgctagtagctcaaacactcacatactcatgtatttgagcgggtcttgagtttcctcgccactagactatcatcttaaATGATAACCTTGTCCGATGTCCATCTTCACACAAAGACATATGGAATAGTCttgaatggaacatatggtttaTATTCCATCTGTGTAGTCATGTTACTATAGAACTAGTCTTATTGCTTTATCTCTCTAATTCGTTTGCTTCTGCTTGAACGTTTTGAGTTGTGTTGGGTGATAAATAGAAAAagatcatctatttcgaaaaaaatttgttaagacgtctattcacccctctaatCGCTGTTCTTGTTCTAAAAAACTTACTCGAGATGGGAATGATCGAGTACATCGATGGGGCAAGGAAGGGCATTCGAATGCCATGCAATTTGATTTGAATGAGAGTTGTGTTCTAAAAAGAAACATGAATCACGATTGAGTGGCCAACCCAATTAACTATGGTTGTGGGGGCTTCGCTGGACCATAACAAAAattaattggaaaaaaaaagagaaatcctTGGAAATGGTGCAAAGCAAAGGCGATCGGAAAAGCAGATTGTATTGTCAGTATGTATATACAGGAGAGAGAGAAGCCCGGCATATATAGTTGTGCAATGTGCATATATCCTTTCTATACGCGCATGCATATATGTTACTGGAGTAGCTACATAGTATCATACTACTCCTGCATGGCTGCATGTAGTTTTGTCTTGTTTGTGTGACTGACTACTCGATCAACTGGCTGCTggtctttctttctcttttccatTTTCCCCTTTTCTTCTAGAGATTCGATCCGACTCGACTGGGATCTATCTCTTAGTtaactctttctctctctctctctctctctatatatatatatatatatataactggGCCCTGCTTTGTACGTAGGAATGGGATCATGCATCTTTGCTAGCCTGACAGCTTGCTTGTTTGATGAGCATCTCATCTGTATGTGTCAACGTTGCTTGTCTGGATGGGTCTCCAATTGTTCCTTAGACTGGTGGCACTGTGCGTGTGCTTGAGCTGTTACTTTCAGATCGATGGAAACTAGTACGTGTTGATTAGACCCCGGGCCGTCCGATCCATGCATGGGGTCTCGTCTCCTCGATCTCCTGTGTCTGCGTGTGGCAATTACAGGCAGTCGAGTACTATAGTATGATCGATGACGCTGAACTGAATAGGAGCAGCACAGTGGGTGGACAGCAACATTATATTAGCTAGGTAGGTAGCTACTAGTGAaagcatatatgcatgcatgccttgCCTGGAATTATCATCGTTCATGATGCATTGGGATCGAGTATTATCGTGCATGCATCGCCATCGCCATGATGATGGTTTTGCTGCCCGGCCTCTGGTTCATCATACTTTTGTTGTGCCTGCCTTAATCGAGCGACACATCAATTTTCACCTACCACGTACGTGCGTGCGTACGTACAACCAGTCTACCATGAATATATACACATCAATTTCAGCTCATACTTTGTATTGTGTGACtgatatgcatgcatggatggtcCCATGACAACTAACTGGTCATATGAATAATAGGTTTATCATATATGAAATCAAAAGCTAAAGAAGGAAAGGAAATGGAAGAGATCGAGATGAGAAGAAGCGGTGGAATCCTGGTAGCAGCTATATATGTCCCAGGTCACCATGTGTATGTGGAATTCCAAGGGGAGATGAGACCAAGATGCTCTGAAGAAGGATTGAGTGGTAAAGCAAAAGAGAAAGagtaaagaaggaaaaaggaaaagaggacAGCGGCAGCAGCTGAACCTATGTTTGTGTCGTGCGTGCGTgtctgcctgcctgcctgtcTCTGCTAGCTCAatgtcttctttctcttttgccTGCCCAGCCTCACTCACAGTCAGTCTCAgtctcagctcagctcagcttgtTTAATTAGCTTCATGTAGGCCTTGAGCTCAGAAGAAATAGGGGATTGAAGTGAAGAGAGCACAGCAGCAGCTATATAGAGTACAAACAAAGAGGATTCCTTAATATTCCTCCTCCATCCAATCCATATATGTTTCCATTCTAATCGATTCCTAGTCTTGTGCTCCACCACTGGCCTAGAACTAGAAAGAGTGTTCGCTCGTTCATTAGCCTAGATAGATTTGGCTCCCCAAATCCCTTCCCactcgcagcagcagcagctccatCGGAGGCCAGGGTGCCAATCAATGGAGCGTTGAGCCAGCAGCCACCACTACTCACTAGTATGGATCCGTCCGTCTGCGGCCTCCACCCGGGCGTCGCCGTCACCGGCTTCTGCCCCGCCTGCCTCCGCGACCGCCTCGCCGGCCTCCACCCTCCCTCCTCCGCCGACCTCCGCCGCTGCAAGTCCTTGTCCTACGCCCGCTCCTCAGCCGCTGCCGCCCAATCCCACTTGGTGGAGCCGCAGCGCCGCTCCTGCGACCTCTTCAGCCAAGAACAGTACAACGCAGTgccggaggcagaggaggaCACAACCGTCCGGAGAATGGAGGAGCACATCCACCCGCAAGAACCCTCCAGGAAGTCCTTGGGAGGCCTCCTGGGCaagaagttgcagcaatggcgccgCAAGAGCAAGCTCAAGAAGGAGCCCatgccgccgccggagtcggaGATGCCCGGCCGGCACCGGCAGCACAGCTTCCAGGACGCGCAGCCGCGGCGCTCCTACGACGTGGACCCCCGTTTCTCGCCCCGCGCTTCGTGGGACGCCCGGTCGGGACCGGTGCCGGTGTTTGCTCACCTGCCGGCGACGATGCTGTCTGTGGAAGAGGACATGCCGGTCCCGCGCTCCGATGGGCAAATCCCCGTCGAGGAagactactactactactactacggTAATGCAGATGCTGTGCCCGGCGGCTGTGCGCAGACGAGGGATTACTACCTGGATTCCTCCAGCTCCAGCAGGAGGCGGCGAAGCTTGGACCGCTCCACCGCCTCTGGGCGCAATTCATTCTCCGATGCCAATAATGAGCTGCCTAGGATGATGAATGCCAATGCCAGGGTCTCACCGGCCATTGCCGCAGAGTTCTGTCACGCCCAGAGCGTTCTTGTCCATCGTCAGTACTGCAGGGACCAGGGGCCAAGCAATCTCCGCGACCGCGATGGTTTATCCGGGAGCTTTGGTTCGGCATTCCTGGATCACACCAATAAGGGCGTGCCGGCAAACAAGCCTAAGAAGGGGATCAGGGGCTGGAACATATGGGGCCTCATACATAagaagagcagcagcaggaaACCTGAAGCTGATTATCATGGGCCAttctcagcagcagcaggagcagcaggaggaggagagtaCCCATGTCCTCAGCTCCGCGCAAGGGGTTACAATGGGCAGATGATGCTCCGGTGCCACAGCAGCGTAAGCGCGAGGAACTCTTTGAGCGGAGGCGCGGCGATGATTGgcgggagcgggaggaggagcaCCTCTGGTGTGGATGTCAATGGCCATGGCTTCGGGAGGATGAGGAGGGACGAGGTCTTACTGGAGAGGAATCTGAGCACAAGGCCTTGTTACTCGAGATCAGCagggccacctcctcctcctcctcaccttgATCATCCAATGCAATTCAGCCGGCCAAATCAGAATGGAGTTGTGTCCGGGAACAAGGGTCGTTCTTCCAGGGCCAGTTCGCTGCCTAGGAGGAGCACGCTTGGACTCTAGTCTGCTGATCCGAGGCAGTAAATTAAGGAAATGATCAGACAAGGGCCACATTATATCATTGTGCATAGCCCATGCATAGTACTTTTAGCATCCTCATCGATGGTCATAAGCATTGTTTCGTCTGGCTGACAAGGGCCATATATAGCTACTGAGCTGGTTATTGTGTTGGGTTATACTATACTCTGTTACATACACACTACTTTTCTAACAGGGCCTTAGTTCCAACCCTCTATTCTTCAGGGTTTGTATGTTTTCTTCTTGTCGATTCAAAGGTAGCAGTTTGGAGTGAATCGGGGACGTTGGataaattatgatatttaaaaattattagtttcaaaactttcacaaaataaatctatatcaatttatatctaaacgTGCTCTAaacttatctagtgtgtttacttcTATCGTTAAGGATTGTAAgttaaattgtaagtatgtaaatgcggaaatgtaaataagttagagagacaaactcggcacgagaaatttttatctcgtggtatcggtggTACACAAGTCACtcctagtccatgttgaagctccacaGAACATATGCTCCCGattgccaagtctcttccggtcacagctcttgaaataccaagtcaccaagacaagacctcaagcatgatgagccaccaagtcactaAGGTgagtctcaccactaacctctcttccggtcacttgtacgtcgtcttcacttcggagttttagtcacaaagacaagggcatccgcgtccctgcacaatcctcttgtcactgctccacaccaagtcagagggtcaacaaattaccgatgagtcaccaagactccaacgTGCCGGCGTACCTCTGGTACACATTTGGATCACTCATTTGATCcgcactctaggttgcagcacttagcaactcttctctctaggtctataagcactaatcactcactgaTAGTGTGCTTAGTTGctttggatgaacactttatgctattggatggcttggatgtcttctttgATGTACAAGGGTTTTCTGGACTCTAGCcacttcaaatgaatgagtggagaggtacttatagcctcaaccccgcggactagccgttatcccaacggctcacatattctgtaaacactggatgatccggtgttaacagaggtacacgcaccggaccatccggtgtgtacattctcagaaactggccgttgaaactccacttaGAGTTCTTCTGAATAGCGGATTGTCCAgtgtaatcttcaatccatcaccagactatccgatgagtacacttgagccttctcatcttcgatagcatctctgtgtaaattgctccggcgTTTATTGTTTTCATcgtcggaccttccgatgtgttgaacttctcatttttttagattttccaCACCTTCTattaaatactccggtgaagcctccggtgtgcatcacttcatcactaaACTATCAGGTGAGTAGATCTTCGATCTTCAGCGCTTGggttcttctctgcaagaattagtccggtgtacGTCTCTTCTGAttgccggaccttccggtgagcgCAATCAACTCTGACTCCTTCTAACAGAATTGCTCCGGCGTGTACACTCtttatcactggatcatccggtgaggcaaacttcctttggacataatgctccagtgagtgcaattctTTTAGTGTCAGACCTTCCGGTAAGAACAATTTCTTTGGaaacttttccaattcaatcaaattttgtcccTGCTATAGTGgattcttgatgtattgcatcc from the Phragmites australis chromosome 19, lpPhrAust1.1, whole genome shotgun sequence genome contains:
- the LOC133900645 gene encoding protein OCTOPUS-like, translated to MDPSVCGLHPGVAVTGFCPACLRDRLAGLHPPSSADLRRCKSLSYARSSAAAAQSHLVEPQRRSCDLFSQEQYNAVPEAEEDTTVRRMEEHIHPQEPSRKSLGGLLGKKLQQWRRKSKLKKEPMPPPESEMPGRHRQHSFQDAQPRRSYDVDPRFSPRASWDARSGPVPVFAHLPATMLSVEEDMPVPRSDGQIPVEEDYYYYYYGNADAVPGGCAQTRDYYLDSSSSSRRRRSLDRSTASGRNSFSDANNELPRMMNANARVSPAIAAEFCHAQSVLVHRQYCRDQGPSNLRDRDGLSGSFGSAFLDHTNKGVPANKPKKGIRGWNIWGLIHKKSSSRKPEADYHGPFSAAAGAAGGGEYPCPQLRARGYNGQMMLRCHSSVSARNSLSGGAAMIGGSGRRSTSGVDVNGHGFGRMRRDEVLLERNLSTRPCYSRSAGPPPPPPHLDHPMQFSRPNQNGVVSGNKGRSSRASSLPRRSTLGL